The sequence below is a genomic window from Atribacteraceae bacterium.
CGGCATCCGTTTCCACTGACCCGGCTATGTTTTAATCACATATCACCAAAGATCCGGGACTCCCCGAACCGACCCGCTATTGATCTATCCCGGAGGCAGCGGTACGAGAGCGATTTCATACACGTATGGCCAGAGCTTTCCGGTCACGAATTTCCGGTGAGTCAAGGGATCGTAGGCGATCCCGTTCAGGACATCCGCCGACATTCGAAACGAATTACCGAGCCCCCGAAAGTCCACCCATCCGGTCACCTGGCCGGTCGATGGGTCGATGATCAGAAGCACGTCCTCATACCAGACATTGGCGTAGATAGCTCCGTCGATATATTCCAGTTCGTTGATCCGTGTGACCGGTAGGTTTTCCAGGGTGATCGATACTTTTTTTACCACCGTGAAGGCATCGGGACACATAAAATAGAGACGGTCGGAACCGTCGCTGGCGATCAGGTGCGTGCTGTCATCGGTCAACCCCCAGCCTTCGAAATCCAGGGCGAAGCGGCCCCGCCGGGTAAAGTCGGCGAGGTCGTAAACAAATGCGGTTTTTTCCCGCCAGGTGAGCTGCACAAGCACAGAATCAATGAGGGTCAATCCTTCACCGAAATAGCGGTCAGGAAGGTGGAAGATTCGGTCGATTTCCCCAGTGGTTGGCTTAACCCTGCGTAGCGATGATCTCCCGTGCAGGCCGGTACTTTCGTAAAAATACCCGGCATGGTAGAGAAAACCCTGAGTGAACGCCTCCGGATCATGAGGTAAGGTAGCCAGTACCCGGTAGGTAAAGCGGGGAAGGTCGTTCAGTGCGCTGAGACGTTCGGGCAGGGTTTGAGCGGAGGCGGTTATACCGAAACAAAGTACGATTAGAAGAGTAAGGACACCAAGTCCGCCCCGTCCCGACATTTTACCCAATACGAAGACGCTGGATAAAATCCGATATCCCAGCTTCTTCATTGGGGTTGACCCGGATAGTCCCGCCTGCCAGGCAGCCAGGCAATCCCGATCCCCACCACCCCGCCCGAAGCCGGTCATCCGGTACCGAGTGTATCTACTCACCGGCGGTAAATGAGTGTGTTCATCGCGCTTAGTGGAATAATCACAAATTTTTTTCTTCATCGTTTCCTCTTTTCTGTGGATCCTTTACTATATTACTGCAATCCGATTCAGTGAAACAGTGATCCTCCCCCAGAACAACCGACATCATATTAAGACCCTCTCCGGTACCTAAGACCCTCTCCGGTACCGGTACAGCTTCTCAAAAGTACCGGGCTCAGATACCCCAGGGAAGAGTGGATGCTCAAGGGACCATAGAACGACTCGCTATGTTCGAAAAGTCTTCGTTGCGCTTCCCCCTTGCCATGATAGGCGGCCTGGTGAACCAGTTCCGTTTTCAGGGTCTTGAACAGGAGTTCCACCCAGGCGTTGGCTTAACAGTTCCCCTGCCGGCTCATGCTCCAGCGAAACCATAGCGTGGCAAGAGTGCTGGTAGGGGAGAGAGGCGTGCTGTCTCCCCCCGGTCGGAATAGGAGATATTCCCCGAGAAAGATTTGGGGGGCATCAATGACCACGTCCGGTTGCAGTGATGCTGAAAAGGCCGTCCTTGGCCTTTTTGCTGCGAAAATGCGGTGATTTCGGCGGCTGATTTAGGCAACTCAGGCCC
It includes:
- a CDS encoding glutaminyl-peptide cyclotransferase, which translates into the protein MKKKICDYSTKRDEHTHLPPVSRYTRYRMTGFGRGGGDRDCLAAWQAGLSGSTPMKKLGYRILSSVFVLGKMSGRGGLGVLTLLIVLCFGITASAQTLPERLSALNDLPRFTYRVLATLPHDPEAFTQGFLYHAGYFYESTGLHGRSSLRRVKPTTGEIDRIFHLPDRYFGEGLTLIDSVLVQLTWREKTAFVYDLADFTRRGRFALDFEGWGLTDDSTHLIASDGSDRLYFMCPDAFTVVKKVSITLENLPVTRINELEYIDGAIYANVWYEDVLLIIDPSTGQVTGWVDFRGLGNSFRMSADVLNGIAYDPLTHRKFVTGKLWPYVYEIALVPLPPG